A part of Methanomassiliicoccales archaeon genomic DNA contains:
- a CDS encoding transcriptional regulator has translation MQRDDLINGVREALIRSGFTVSKPLNMRSISFDIVARRDKSLLLIKILSNVDAFSKETADELKILSEALAASPLLIGERSGSGEIEEGIVYSRFSVPIISLKTLSDLLCENVPPFIFAAPGGLYVKLDSELLHKIREDKNISLGTLAEVAGVSRRTIQMYEAGMGAMIDAAIRLEEFLDAPILIPVDPLSFRPERTERPKVDIESLDPFTREIFRVLMNMGYSIRPTQRAPFEALTVDDEVLILTGLGKDESKVVEKARVVHDISKVTGKESVIFIERVRSKQSIGGTALIGKDELRKIDEGVKLRRLVIERSETDEKY, from the coding sequence GTGCAGCGTGACGATCTAATCAATGGAGTGAGAGAGGCCCTCATCCGTTCTGGGTTCACGGTCTCAAAGCCCCTCAACATGAGGAGCATAAGCTTTGACATCGTCGCGAGGCGGGACAAGTCCCTGCTGTTGATCAAGATATTGAGCAATGTCGATGCGTTCTCAAAAGAGACCGCGGACGAGCTGAAGATATTGTCCGAGGCGTTGGCGGCATCTCCCCTGCTCATAGGGGAGCGCTCTGGTTCGGGCGAGATCGAGGAGGGCATAGTCTATTCGAGGTTCTCGGTCCCGATAATATCCCTGAAGACCTTGTCCGACCTTCTTTGCGAGAACGTACCGCCTTTCATATTCGCTGCCCCAGGTGGGCTTTATGTAAAGCTCGACAGCGAGCTTCTCCATAAGATAAGGGAGGACAAGAACATAAGCCTCGGCACGCTCGCAGAGGTCGCGGGGGTCTCCAGGAGGACCATCCAGATGTATGAGGCGGGGATGGGCGCGATGATCGATGCGGCCATACGTCTTGAGGAGTTCCTTGACGCCCCGATACTCATTCCGGTGGACCCGCTATCGTTCAGGCCTGAAAGGACCGAGCGTCCGAAGGTCGATATCGAGAGCCTCGACCCCTTTACCCGTGAGATCTTCCGGGTCCTCATGAACATGGGATATTCGATCAGGCCGACACAACGGGCTCCCTTCGAGGCGCTGACAGTGGACGACGAGGTCCTGATCCTCACTGGCCTTGGTAAGGATGAATCGAAGGTCGTTGAGAAGGCAAGGGTCGTTCATGACATATCCAAGGTCACCGGGAAGGAATCGGTGATCTTCATAGAAAGGGTCCGCTCCAAGCAGTCGATAGGAGGTACGGCCCTCATCGGAAAAGATGAGCTTCGCAAGATTGATGAGGGCGTCAAGCTTCGCCGTCTCGTGATCGAGAGAAGTGAGACGGATGAGAAGTATTGA
- a CDS encoding type IV pilin N-terminal domain-containing protein, with amino-acid sequence MRCGPKGRHKRSKSAVSDIIGNLLILGITVVLFSSVLISVMNLPGPQKQTYADFSYEQPLFYGADGGTPYVMINVTMGGGQILNNEDVIVVLFINDNPLRLTLLQGGVGPSWVTGETWRYKATGVLPDDKLEISIIDNTNNNIVWQTSLVTGVINQEYAPIITERGIVQFPLYQNSLITFYCKVVDFNSNLNLNSVYVDLSGLGLSGVKYKLTYDPGNGTFRSASGVVKADLNWNGKTVRFNATDTTNLEGFVDYTVVVFKDEKGNGTIGGGGGPPGNIDYSALQGFNIFELNDWIENAFNATPRRIFAYTESVAVVVVSKYLVNTQNENLFQVINGTTKLPYSAVSTPNVKFVPYLYVSGYYVYLATFNTTNLPYMSSYYYVTASLKDNWVPNNQFVMNDMIFVAVPGGSQTPTYPVFRTYKDSAYTIPCSDFTTYDPTNNVIYVEILNYNGNAWDPYTGDVEIRDFFWNAQLKKAPAYDATNTPLSKWNGPVSNLWQIIQQAPPGKYRFAINLNNVTDGKSWIPGKNAYALRYDMFKAGTEKSLLSKIINITAPSIKLDITIGSQPTGNARFATANALYYYENENQWYPPQLLETGSTDKKYYSPTVFLVRAGDMNGDNKTDLVAVLQDGSTDIIYLYVYYNFQSSFGGGWIKSQIAILSSIPTDIAIGNIDFDNDADVVLSYATTGILHIYRNDGAWTRTSVSLSGVQKVILADMDPAGTAGNDPSRSQDIIVSRTGGTITVLKNQFGNGVTWVQQSLSSTGTALIDFWAQAEYNVTGTVTNNYLSTTSPIQDDGVYEQIRENITYRYAQTFPTLKGPNNEVSDELVQLRYRDDIVPIESAFTVNAGSTAEVIAWDSTGLQDDLVPFKVTLKVRYMTDEAYGTTGDYLIWTNKTGAVINTIQIENTSGAWVEREFNMTPYAGTLASALTTAKLNITNTNTNGAAINFDYWWINVTWKTGDSLEHIWQFTLNPASSGNHQFQVYALRSPSIDGDNFVFYYSTSIAGPWTQITSATIGTSLPMQPYTGSIPGTVSGTVYIRVKDLGGVTTSSPDPNYIRIGQMKILTTVSSTAIGSSILAINVADMDQDGDLDILAVGMKTGNRGQAYVLYNGPGDIFLPSNIVAVSSADAQLYTARSITGGKYFSPYGKAYLDIAVCTSSKILFINQTEKSTRTYSGLLSFSFSNTYGNFMKMVGADIDGNGRDDLIAYTDSGYLLVYANYLGRQSASGWQIYVVDNLGAGMVNDVDVSKFAP; translated from the coding sequence ATGAGGTGTGGTCCAAAAGGGAGACATAAAAGATCAAAAAGCGCGGTCTCCGACATAATTGGCAATTTATTGATATTGGGCATAACTGTGGTGTTATTCTCAAGTGTGCTCATCTCGGTGATGAACCTCCCAGGGCCACAGAAGCAGACATATGCGGACTTCTCATATGAGCAGCCATTGTTCTATGGGGCCGATGGAGGGACCCCATATGTGATGATAAATGTGACCATGGGCGGGGGGCAGATATTGAACAATGAGGATGTCATCGTGGTCCTCTTCATCAACGATAATCCGCTACGGCTCACGTTGCTCCAGGGCGGTGTAGGCCCCTCTTGGGTCACAGGGGAGACCTGGAGATATAAGGCCACAGGCGTGCTTCCTGATGACAAATTGGAGATAAGCATAATCGACAATACAAACAACAACATCGTCTGGCAGACCAGCCTTGTGACCGGGGTGATAAATCAGGAATATGCTCCGATAATCACAGAAAGAGGCATCGTCCAGTTCCCTCTTTATCAAAATTCTTTAATAACATTCTACTGTAAGGTCGTTGATTTCAATTCAAATCTGAACCTCAACAGTGTGTACGTGGACCTTTCTGGGCTTGGGCTATCAGGGGTAAAATACAAATTGACCTATGACCCAGGGAATGGAACGTTCAGGTCGGCCTCAGGCGTTGTAAAGGCGGACCTTAATTGGAATGGTAAGACAGTAAGGTTCAATGCGACCGACACGACAAATCTAGAGGGATTTGTAGATTATACTGTCGTTGTCTTCAAAGATGAGAAGGGAAATGGAACAATCGGTGGAGGTGGAGGCCCTCCTGGTAATATCGACTACTCCGCGCTCCAAGGATTCAACATCTTTGAGCTCAACGATTGGATTGAAAATGCATTTAATGCCACACCAAGAAGGATATTCGCATACACCGAGAGCGTGGCGGTCGTCGTCGTGAGCAAGTATCTGGTCAACACACAGAATGAGAATCTCTTCCAGGTGATAAACGGGACCACGAAATTGCCATATTCGGCGGTCTCAACGCCCAATGTCAAGTTCGTGCCCTATCTTTACGTCTCTGGTTATTATGTGTACCTAGCCACCTTCAACACGACCAATCTGCCTTACATGTCGTCATATTATTACGTGACGGCATCCCTGAAGGACAATTGGGTCCCCAACAACCAGTTCGTCATGAATGACATGATATTCGTTGCCGTCCCTGGAGGTTCGCAGACGCCTACGTACCCTGTATTCAGGACCTACAAGGACAGTGCATACACGATCCCATGTTCAGACTTCACGACCTACGACCCGACCAACAACGTGATATATGTCGAGATTTTGAATTACAACGGTAATGCTTGGGACCCGTACACAGGGGATGTAGAGATCAGAGATTTCTTCTGGAATGCCCAATTGAAAAAAGCACCAGCATACGATGCTACCAACACCCCATTGAGCAAGTGGAATGGACCCGTGAGCAACCTATGGCAGATAATTCAGCAAGCACCTCCTGGGAAATACCGTTTTGCGATAAACCTGAACAACGTGACCGATGGGAAATCGTGGATACCAGGGAAAAACGCATATGCATTGAGATATGATATGTTCAAGGCAGGCACCGAAAAGAGCCTCTTGAGCAAGATAATCAACATAACGGCCCCATCCATCAAGTTGGACATCACTATAGGAAGCCAACCGACCGGCAATGCCAGGTTCGCCACCGCAAATGCATTGTATTATTACGAGAACGAGAACCAATGGTATCCACCCCAGCTGCTTGAGACCGGAAGCACAGACAAGAAGTACTACAGCCCGACCGTCTTCTTGGTGAGGGCAGGGGACATGAACGGAGATAACAAGACCGATCTGGTGGCAGTGTTGCAAGATGGGAGCACTGACATAATCTACCTCTATGTGTATTATAACTTCCAGAGTTCCTTTGGTGGAGGATGGATAAAGTCACAGATTGCAATTTTGTCTAGCATACCAACAGATATAGCCATCGGGAACATAGATTTTGACAATGATGCCGATGTGGTGCTCAGCTATGCAACCACCGGTATTCTGCACATCTATAGGAACGATGGGGCATGGACGAGAACATCCGTCTCATTGTCGGGAGTCCAGAAAGTAATATTGGCGGATATGGACCCAGCAGGTACGGCTGGGAATGACCCGAGCAGGTCCCAGGACATCATAGTCAGCAGAACTGGGGGAACAATAACCGTCCTTAAGAACCAGTTCGGAAATGGTGTGACCTGGGTACAGCAAAGCCTTAGCTCCACCGGAACGGCCTTGATCGATTTCTGGGCACAGGCAGAATATAACGTCACAGGTACGGTGACGAACAACTACTTGAGCACGACAAGCCCGATCCAAGATGATGGGGTCTATGAGCAGATCAGAGAAAACATCACATATCGCTATGCGCAAACATTCCCGACATTGAAAGGTCCAAATAACGAGGTGAGCGATGAGCTTGTACAATTGAGGTATAGGGACGACATCGTGCCAATAGAAAGCGCCTTCACTGTAAATGCTGGAAGCACGGCAGAGGTCATAGCTTGGGACTCGACCGGTCTTCAGGACGACCTTGTGCCTTTCAAGGTCACGCTCAAGGTCAGATACATGACCGATGAAGCTTATGGAACTACTGGAGATTATCTCATATGGACCAATAAAACGGGTGCGGTTATAAATACCATACAGATCGAGAACACAAGTGGTGCCTGGGTCGAACGGGAGTTCAATATGACCCCCTACGCAGGGACACTTGCATCTGCGTTAACGACCGCCAAACTGAATATAACCAACACGAACACCAATGGGGCGGCCATCAATTTTGATTATTGGTGGATCAATGTAACTTGGAAGACTGGTGACTCCCTTGAGCATATATGGCAGTTCACATTGAACCCGGCCTCGAGCGGGAACCATCAGTTCCAGGTGTATGCGTTAAGGTCACCCAGCATCGATGGGGACAATTTCGTGTTCTATTATTCGACCAGTATAGCCGGTCCATGGACGCAAATTACTTCCGCCACGATCGGGACCAGCCTCCCGATGCAACCTTATACAGGGTCGATACCAGGGACCGTATCTGGTACAGTCTATATACGCGTGAAGGACCTAGGAGGAGTAACGACCTCCAGCCCAGATCCAAACTATATCAGGATAGGTCAAATGAAGATCCTGACGACCGTTTCTTCAACGGCAATCGGTAGCAGCATACTGGCGATCAACGTGGCCGACATGGACCAAGATGGGGACCTCGACATATTGGCCGTCGGTATGAAGACGGGCAATAGAGGTCAGGCGTATGTGCTTTACAATGGCCCAGGAGATATATTCCTGCCTTCTAATATAGTCGCTGTAAGCTCTGCCGATGCTCAACTGTATACGGCCAGATCAATAACAGGTGGAAAATATTTCTCACCATATGGAAAGGCATATCTCGATATCGCAGTCTGCACCAGCTCTAAGATACTCTTCATCAACCAGACCGAAAAATCGACAAGGACCTATTCAGGGCTGCTGTCCTTCAGCTTTTCGAACACGTATGGGAATTTCATGAAGATGGTCGGTGCAGACATTGATGGGAATGGCAGGGACGACCTCATAGCCTATACAGATTCAGGCTACCTGCTCGTATATGCCAACTACCTAGGAAGACAGAGCGCTTCTGGATGGCAGATTTATGTCGTTGACAATCTCGGGGCTGGCATGGTCAACGATGTGGATGTGAGCAAGTTCGCACCTTAA
- the cobO gene encoding cob(I)yrinic acid a,c-diamide adenosyltransferase, producing the protein MRSELGLVHVYTGEGKGKTTAALGLAVRAWGHGLRVCVIQFMKSGEDYGEIIALRRMEGIDVFQFGSDRLITKESVRKEDIELAEHALEFARNVLSSNDYDVVILDEVNVAMFFGLISPRDVIDVVRSRKEGTEVVLTGRNAPKEVLDEADLVTRMVAEKHPYDEGVIARKGVEY; encoded by the coding sequence ATGAGGTCAGAGCTGGGACTGGTTCACGTTTATACTGGCGAGGGCAAGGGCAAGACGACGGCGGCCCTTGGACTGGCGGTACGTGCGTGGGGGCACGGTCTGCGGGTCTGTGTCATCCAGTTCATGAAAAGCGGGGAGGATTATGGGGAGATAATCGCCCTGAGAAGGATGGAAGGCATCGACGTGTTTCAGTTCGGGAGCGACCGTCTCATAACCAAGGAATCCGTAAGAAAGGAGGACATTGAATTGGCGGAGCATGCCCTGGAGTTCGCCAGGAACGTGCTGTCATCCAATGATTATGATGTGGTGATCCTTGATGAGGTCAATGTCGCCATGTTCTTTGGTCTCATCTCCCCTAGGGATGTGATAGACGTTGTAAGGTCCAGAAAGGAAGGGACAGAGGTCGTTCTGACGGGAAGGAACGCGCCCAAAGAGGTCTTGGACGAGGCAGACCTTGTGACAAGGATGGTGGCCGAGAAGCATCCATACGATGAGGGCGTGATCGCAAGAAAAGGAGTAGAATATTAG
- the cyaB gene encoding class IV adenylate cyclase — MHLTISSDVMEIEVKVPIRDREGVLSRILSLGGKKTSEKVQEDLYFKHPCRDLGRTDEALRLRRDGADEVLTYKGPKLDGRSKTREEIEFHVPFEESRRLLEKLGFEGSFRVKKWREEFDLPNVKICLDDVEGLGCFLELEYKGQDVEEGLRMIGNLKKELGVEGSETRSYLEMLYFNEK; from the coding sequence ATGCATTTGACGATCTCATCAGATGTGATGGAGATCGAGGTCAAGGTCCCGATAAGGGACCGGGAGGGGGTTCTATCGAGAATCCTTTCATTGGGAGGTAAAAAGACCAGTGAGAAGGTCCAGGAGGACCTTTACTTCAAACATCCATGTAGGGATCTCGGCAGGACTGACGAGGCGCTCAGGCTTCGCAGGGATGGAGCAGATGAGGTCCTGACCTATAAAGGTCCCAAGCTTGACGGCAGGTCAAAGACTAGAGAGGAGATAGAGTTCCATGTGCCCTTTGAGGAGTCACGCCGCCTGTTAGAAAAATTAGGCTTTGAGGGTTCCTTTAGGGTAAAGAAGTGGAGAGAGGAGTTCGACCTTCCTAATGTCAAGATCTGTCTCGACGACGTAGAGGGCCTTGGCTGCTTCCTGGAGCTGGAATATAAGGGGCAGGATGTGGAGGAGGGTCTTCGCATGATCGGGAATTTAAAAAAGGAGCTGGGCGTCGAGGGGAGCGAAACGCGCTCCTACCTTGAGATGTTGTACTTCAATGAAAAATAA
- a CDS encoding CPBP family intramembrane metalloprotease, whose translation MEQTGGDAPKWPFCGHCGRAIPKDSRFCPYCGASTSLPRSVPAYSPYLYSSLPKETTWQKTRRFAAIVVAFVTLAVLIEVALNVVLLLWGVTIIAPNSGLHFPIFIVTPFIVTLFEVTGPAFLLYLGFIVVCIVASFAFMTWKSWRTFNEELMGIRPKGGHSPLFVIATIFFAVVFFNVIFVLLVQAFGVEPSSPGLEDQDLWEIMYDLANASIWEEVITRVLYIGVPLLLYDLVTGHRKPARRYLLGGGFELKGAAIFFLFFSAGMFGVAHVFNWDLWKIAPTFVSGLGLGYLFLRYGLYASVMMHFFVDYLAMPTYVFESDLADVAVGLLTLAILAAGFICFVYYLGKVYTFLTGKEIILEKPVTTGGTVVVDQYNVSVPPPVQSSLPTPQTGFGFVCRYCGNTEARYHDGTLTCTRCQRKN comes from the coding sequence ATGGAGCAGACTGGTGGGGACGCGCCAAAATGGCCTTTCTGCGGTCACTGCGGGAGGGCCATCCCAAAAGATTCCCGTTTCTGTCCATATTGCGGGGCCAGTACGTCCCTTCCTCGATCGGTGCCGGCATATAGCCCGTACCTATACTCATCATTGCCAAAGGAGACGACCTGGCAGAAGACCAGAAGGTTTGCTGCCATCGTCGTTGCGTTCGTCACATTGGCGGTGCTCATCGAGGTCGCGTTGAACGTCGTCCTGCTCCTTTGGGGTGTAACAATAATCGCCCCTAACTCTGGCCTTCATTTTCCCATCTTCATAGTCACACCATTCATCGTGACGTTGTTCGAGGTGACCGGTCCAGCGTTCCTGCTGTACCTCGGTTTCATCGTGGTGTGCATCGTCGCGTCCTTCGCGTTCATGACATGGAAGAGCTGGAGGACCTTCAACGAGGAGCTTATGGGCATCCGTCCGAAAGGAGGGCACAGCCCGTTGTTCGTGATAGCTACGATCTTCTTCGCAGTCGTCTTCTTCAATGTCATCTTCGTTCTGTTGGTCCAGGCGTTCGGCGTCGAGCCCTCCTCGCCCGGTCTGGAGGACCAGGACCTATGGGAGATCATGTACGACCTTGCCAACGCCTCTATCTGGGAGGAGGTCATCACCAGGGTCCTTTACATCGGGGTCCCTCTTTTGTTATACGATCTTGTGACCGGCCATCGCAAGCCTGCCCGCCGATATCTACTTGGCGGGGGATTCGAGCTTAAGGGGGCGGCGATCTTCTTCCTCTTTTTCTCTGCAGGGATGTTCGGTGTTGCGCATGTCTTCAATTGGGACCTGTGGAAGATAGCGCCAACGTTCGTGTCGGGGCTTGGCCTTGGCTATCTCTTCCTGAGATACGGCCTCTACGCCTCCGTGATGATGCACTTCTTCGTGGACTACTTGGCCATGCCGACCTATGTCTTCGAGAGCGACCTTGCAGACGTGGCCGTAGGCCTTCTTACGCTGGCGATACTCGCCGCAGGGTTCATCTGCTTCGTTTACTACCTAGGAAAGGTCTATACGTTCTTGACCGGGAAGGAAATCATCTTAGAAAAGCCAGTGACGACCGGTGGGACCGTTGTTGTCGATCAATATAATGTATCCGTCCCGCCGCCCGTCCAATCATCCCTGCCCACCCCCCAGACCGGGTTCGGGTTCGTCTGCAGGTACTGCGGTAACACCGAGGCAAGATACCATGATGGTACGTTGACCTGCACGAGGTGCCAGAGGAAGAACTGA
- a CDS encoding sugar phosphate isomerase/epimerase gives MNDRIAISSHALTRFSVEESLAFVAPRFKGWEIVGEGGHHLPDIEPALRALLPSYDLKVSVHTPLSDVNIGSLNPRMRDQAMKEVISSIEVAGRLGFGPFTLHPGFYTPLGMVDREEARHVTIASIKAIDKVAKENSVTVALENMPDMPISMVKTPDELLSMIEGTEMKVCLDIGHANTTRNIHEYLGLKDLIVNIHIHDNMGKYDQHLPIGDGNIDFAPIISKLSSYKGRYVIEARRLEDASTSKERLNDLLSHH, from the coding sequence ATGAACGACAGGATAGCCATATCATCACATGCCCTGACGAGGTTCTCAGTGGAGGAGTCGCTCGCATTTGTGGCCCCCAGGTTCAAGGGCTGGGAGATCGTCGGGGAAGGGGGGCACCATCTTCCGGACATAGAGCCCGCCCTCAGAGCGCTGCTGCCATCATATGACCTCAAGGTCTCGGTGCACACGCCGCTGAGCGATGTCAACATCGGCAGCCTCAACCCAAGGATGAGGGACCAGGCGATGAAGGAGGTCATCAGCTCGATAGAGGTGGCAGGAAGGCTCGGGTTCGGCCCCTTCACCTTGCATCCAGGATTTTACACTCCTCTTGGAATGGTCGACCGAGAAGAGGCGAGGCACGTCACCATCGCCTCTATAAAGGCGATCGATAAAGTGGCAAAAGAGAACAGTGTGACGGTGGCGTTGGAGAATATGCCTGACATGCCCATCTCGATGGTCAAGACGCCGGATGAACTGCTCTCGATGATCGAAGGGACGGAGATGAAGGTCTGCCTTGATATCGGGCATGCGAACACAACGAGGAATATACACGAGTACCTTGGGCTCAAAGACCTGATAGTCAATATACACATCCATGACAACATGGGCAAGTACGATCAACATCTTCCGATAGGCGATGGGAACATCGATTTCGCCCCGATAATCTCCAAGCTCTCGTCATATAAAGGAAGGTATGTGATCGAGGCGAGGAGGCTCGAGGACGCATCAACCTCTAAGGAGAGGCTAAATGACCTCCTATCCCATCATTAG
- a CDS encoding DNA-directed DNA polymerase II small subunit — protein sequence MSDRLIESLASQGFLLDSEAERFIRSQEDPLGFIRGAIDAMEERPLIITMDHLRKVAVIERRAAIEARRMVPQCSEVREFHDGDVVVVKDVTGVSDCIATVEGFAQYFQDRFAALKGLLLKRRDMVGATTVDKALDPRRLSVDKEVKVIGIVNEVKDWSSGDRMVEIEDETGRMTVLISRDSRLVNDSILQDEVVGVIGRPTSRDKKLLATAIIRPDIPHGSGMDRRDLSSVIGFMSDVHVGSNTFLRRQWDEMIDWVKLEGPGMGLQYLVVPGDCVDGIGIYPNQEEELEIDDIFQQYYQLAELLKEVPDDIRVIVQPGNHDAVRPAEPQPALAGEIARMFDSSTVLIGNPAYVEVEGRSILSYHGKSFDDLMATVKGLSYSDPLRAMKEMLKRRHLATIYGSRTPLAPERRDFLVIDRVPDIFVTGHVHGAGVDHYNGVRLINASTWQSQTTFQKMHNFNPDPAKLILVHLGTGQVHVEDFSS from the coding sequence ATGAGCGACAGGCTGATAGAGTCCCTGGCCAGCCAAGGCTTCCTTCTTGATTCCGAGGCCGAGAGGTTCATCCGTAGCCAGGAGGACCCCCTTGGTTTCATCCGAGGGGCGATAGATGCCATGGAGGAGCGGCCGCTCATAATCACCATGGACCACCTGAGGAAGGTGGCCGTCATAGAGAGACGGGCGGCCATCGAGGCGCGCAGGATGGTGCCCCAATGTTCAGAGGTAAGGGAGTTCCACGACGGGGACGTTGTGGTGGTGAAGGACGTCACCGGCGTCTCAGACTGCATAGCCACGGTCGAGGGCTTCGCCCAGTATTTTCAGGACAGGTTCGCCGCCCTGAAAGGGCTGCTACTGAAGCGAAGGGACATGGTCGGGGCAACGACCGTCGACAAGGCCCTTGACCCCCGGAGGCTCTCGGTCGACAAGGAGGTCAAGGTCATCGGCATCGTCAATGAGGTCAAGGACTGGAGCTCGGGTGACAGGATGGTGGAGATTGAGGACGAGACGGGCAGGATGACGGTCCTCATCTCAAGGGACTCCAGGCTCGTCAACGATTCGATATTGCAGGATGAGGTGGTCGGGGTGATAGGAAGGCCCACCTCGCGGGACAAGAAGCTCCTGGCAACGGCGATCATCAGGCCTGATATTCCTCATGGGAGCGGTATGGATAGGAGGGACCTTTCTTCGGTCATCGGTTTCATGTCCGATGTCCATGTCGGGAGCAACACTTTCCTGAGAAGACAGTGGGACGAGATGATAGATTGGGTCAAGCTCGAGGGGCCGGGCATGGGCCTCCAGTACCTCGTCGTCCCAGGCGATTGCGTCGATGGCATCGGGATCTACCCCAATCAGGAGGAGGAGCTTGAGATAGACGACATCTTCCAGCAGTACTATCAGCTGGCAGAGCTGCTGAAGGAGGTCCCGGACGACATCAGGGTCATCGTTCAGCCTGGAAATCATGATGCTGTCAGACCGGCCGAGCCGCAGCCTGCGCTGGCAGGGGAGATAGCCAGGATGTTCGACTCCTCGACCGTGCTGATAGGGAATCCGGCCTATGTCGAGGTGGAGGGAAGGAGCATATTATCGTACCACGGCAAGTCCTTCGACGACCTCATGGCGACCGTTAAGGGACTATCATACTCAGATCCGTTGCGGGCCATGAAGGAGATGCTCAAGAGGAGGCATCTGGCCACCATTTACGGAAGCAGGACGCCGTTGGCCCCGGAGAGGAGGGACTTCCTTGTCATCGACAGGGTCCCGGACATCTTCGTCACAGGGCATGTCCACGGCGCGGGGGTGGACCATTACAACGGGGTCAGGCTTATCAATGCCTCGACCTGGCAGTCGCAGACGACCTTCCAAAAGATGCATAATTTCAACCCCGACCCCGCCAAGCTCATCCTGGTCCATCTTGGGACGGGGCAGGTACACGTGGAGGACTTCAGCTCGTGA
- a CDS encoding V-type ATP synthase subunit D, producing the protein MPQREVKPTRSELLEIKRKIKLTKSGYKILKMKRDGLIIEFFKILEQAKQVREKVTKNYEIAMEKIAIADAVDGVIAVKSAAYALKTKPEIKLRSKNVMGLVVPEIEANSIRTPMDQRGYGVVGTSVYIDEAAKAFEDLVETIIEAAEIETTMKKLLDEIEKTKRRVNALEFKVIPELQEAEAFIRLRLEEMERENTFRLKRVKQKAAKA; encoded by the coding sequence ATGCCGCAGAGGGAAGTGAAGCCGACAAGGTCCGAGCTCCTCGAGATCAAGAGGAAGATCAAGCTCACCAAGTCGGGCTATAAGATCCTCAAAATGAAGCGGGACGGCCTTATCATCGAGTTCTTCAAGATCCTGGAGCAGGCGAAGCAGGTCCGTGAGAAGGTCACGAAGAACTACGAGATAGCGATGGAGAAGATCGCCATCGCCGACGCCGTCGACGGGGTCATCGCGGTGAAGTCCGCCGCCTACGCCCTGAAGACCAAGCCAGAGATCAAGCTGAGGTCCAAGAACGTCATGGGACTGGTCGTACCAGAGATCGAGGCGAACTCCATACGCACGCCCATGGACCAGAGAGGCTATGGCGTCGTCGGGACCTCGGTCTACATCGACGAGGCCGCAAAGGCGTTCGAGGACCTCGTTGAGACGATCATCGAGGCCGCGGAGATAGAGACCACGATGAAGAAGCTGCTGGACGAGATCGAGAAGACGAAGCGCCGCGTCAACGCCCTGGAGTTCAAGGTCATCCCAGAGCTCCAGGAGGCAGAGGCATTCATCCGCCTGCGCCTTGAGGAGATGGAGAGGGAGAACACCTTCAGGCTCAAGCGCGTCAAGCAGAAAGCCGCGAAAGCATGA